A region from the Volucribacter amazonae genome encodes:
- the prfC gene encoding peptide chain release factor 3, with product MSYPQQVNKRRTFAIISHPDAGKTTITEKVLLYGNAIQKAGSVKGKGSAQHAKSDWMEMEKQRGISITTSVMQFPYNDCLVNLLDTPGHEDFSEDTYRTLTAVDSCLMVIDSAKGVEERTIKLMEVTRLRDTPILTFMNKLDRDIRDPMELLDEVENVLKIHCAPITWPIGCGKLFKGVYHLYKDETYLYQTGQGHTIQDVKVIKGLNNPDLDQAVGDDLAQQLRDELELVQGASNPFELEAFLAGELTPVFFGSALGNFGVDHMLDGLTQWAPAPQARQATNRQVEASEEKFTGFVFKIQANMDPKHRDRVAFLRIVSGKYEKGMKLRHVRIGKEVVISDALTFMAGDRSHAEQAYAGDIIGLHNHGTIQIGDTFSQGEELKFTGIPNFAPELFRRIRLKDPLKQKQLLKGLVQLSEEGAVQVFRPLVNNDLIVGAVGVLQFDVVVSRLKTEYNVEAIYETVNVATARWVECTDHKKFEEFKRKNEQNLALDGGDNLTYIAPTMVNLNLAQERYPDVVFFKTREHG from the coding sequence ATGTCATATCCACAACAAGTTAATAAACGCCGTACCTTTGCGATTATCTCGCACCCTGATGCAGGGAAAACCACCATTACTGAAAAAGTCCTACTCTATGGTAATGCAATTCAAAAAGCAGGTTCCGTTAAGGGTAAAGGCTCAGCGCAACATGCTAAATCAGACTGGATGGAAATGGAAAAACAACGGGGAATTTCTATTACCACTTCGGTTATGCAGTTTCCTTATAATGACTGCTTAGTTAATTTATTAGATACACCGGGACACGAGGATTTCTCGGAGGATACCTATCGTACCTTAACCGCAGTAGATAGCTGCTTAATGGTTATTGATAGTGCTAAAGGGGTAGAGGAACGTACCATTAAATTAATGGAAGTAACTCGTTTACGTGATACCCCTATCCTTACCTTTATGAATAAACTTGACCGTGATATTCGTGATCCTATGGAATTACTTGATGAAGTAGAAAATGTATTAAAAATCCATTGTGCTCCTATTACTTGGCCCATAGGTTGTGGGAAACTCTTTAAGGGAGTTTATCATTTATATAAAGATGAAACCTATTTATATCAAACGGGACAAGGACATACTATTCAAGATGTTAAGGTAATCAAAGGCTTAAATAATCCTGATTTAGATCAAGCGGTGGGTGATGATCTTGCTCAGCAATTACGTGATGAATTAGAACTGGTACAAGGTGCCTCTAACCCTTTTGAATTGGAAGCATTTTTAGCAGGCGAACTGACACCTGTCTTTTTTGGTAGCGCATTAGGGAATTTTGGCGTTGATCATATGTTAGATGGATTAACTCAATGGGCGCCAGCACCACAAGCACGCCAAGCAACCAACCGACAAGTAGAGGCAAGTGAGGAAAAATTTACTGGTTTTGTATTTAAAATTCAAGCCAATATGGATCCAAAACATAGAGATCGTGTTGCCTTTTTACGTATTGTTTCAGGCAAATATGAAAAAGGTATGAAGTTACGCCATGTTAGAATTGGTAAAGAAGTAGTTATTTCCGATGCCTTAACCTTTATGGCTGGGGATCGTAGCCATGCGGAACAAGCCTATGCAGGTGATATTATTGGTTTGCATAATCATGGCACGATACAAATTGGTGATACTTTCAGTCAAGGTGAAGAACTGAAATTTACTGGAATACCTAACTTTGCACCAGAATTGTTTAGACGTATTCGCCTTAAAGATCCACTTAAACAGAAACAATTATTAAAAGGATTAGTCCAATTATCAGAAGAAGGTGCGGTACAGGTTTTCCGTCCATTAGTCAATAATGATCTTATTGTTGGTGCGGTAGGGGTATTACAATTTGATGTGGTGGTTTCTCGCTTAAAAACAGAATATAACGTTGAGGCTATTTATGAAACCGTTAATGTCGCCACAGCACGTTGGGTTGAATGTACCGATCACAAAAAATTTGAAGAATTTAAACGTAAAAATGAACAAAATCTTGCCCTTGATGGTGGCGATAATTTGACTTATATTGCCCCAACAATGGTAAATCTTAATTTAGCTCAAGAACGTTATCCTGATGTGGTATTTTTTAAAACAAGGGAACATGGTTAG
- a CDS encoding helix-turn-helix transcriptional regulator, whose protein sequence is MSNMLLEMIRKLRESKKITQAEMARSLYITEAAYGKLERGENNISLKRLNQIMQILLNIDFEKILISQFEVLDSPPPREYQFYIKKG, encoded by the coding sequence ATGAGTAATATGCTACTAGAAATGATCCGTAAATTAAGGGAAAGCAAAAAAATAACTCAAGCGGAGATGGCTAGAAGTTTATATATTACAGAGGCTGCCTATGGAAAACTTGAAAGAGGAGAAAACAATATTAGTTTAAAGCGATTAAATCAGATTATGCAAATATTATTAAATATTGACTTTGAGAAAATTCTCATTTCTCAATTTGAAGTTTTAGATTCCCCCCCCCCCAGAGAATATCAATTTTATATTAAAAAAGGATAA
- a CDS encoding DUF3944 domain-containing protein: MEYRYDPDLEFLATCDANELDDLVKTLIYDSDNTKRLTEELSSNHKYKKYRPNHNKYWEEIAAEIQTFGGNSIMNLFRGKGVCYREILCDVCDKLKVPYNDNSSTKLIEENLLMKILEKAIYEMSTEQLKQLSIQLDLKNTNNLSSQATTAALLTIFKMGGFKSYQLTVIIANAVLKALIGRGLTIGGNILLTRTAAILTGPIGWAITGIWTAFDIAGPAYRVTIPVVIQIAFLRHLKTHSEAIRATESFTL, from the coding sequence ATGGAATACCGTTACGACCCAGATTTGGAATTTCTTGCAACTTGTGACGCAAATGAACTTGATGATCTTGTAAAAACATTGATATATGATTCTGATAATACTAAACGTCTTACAGAAGAGTTGAGTTCAAATCATAAATATAAAAAATACAGACCAAATCACAATAAATATTGGGAAGAAATTGCTGCTGAAATTCAAACATTTGGTGGAAATTCAATTATGAATTTATTTAGAGGCAAAGGTGTTTGTTATAGAGAAATATTATGTGATGTATGTGATAAACTCAAAGTGCCATATAATGACAATAGCTCTACAAAACTAATTGAAGAAAATCTGCTCATGAAAATATTAGAAAAAGCGATATATGAGATGTCCACAGAACAGTTAAAACAACTCTCTATCCAACTAGATCTAAAAAATACAAATAACTTAAGCAGTCAGGCAACAACTGCCGCATTACTTACTATATTTAAAATGGGAGGATTCAAATCATATCAACTAACAGTGATTATTGCTAATGCTGTTTTAAAAGCATTAATTGGGCGAGGATTAACGATAGGTGGTAATATACTTCTTACTCGCACAGCCGCTATATTAACAGGTCCAATTGGTTGGGCAATTACTGGAATATGGACTGCATTTGATATTGCGGGTCCAGCATATCGAGTAACTATTCCAGTTGTTATTCAAATAGCATTTTTACGTCATTTAAAAACACATTCAGAAGCTATTCGAGCAACTGAAAGTTTTACTCTCTAG